In a genomic window of Candidatus Avedoeria danica:
- a CDS encoding DUF433 domain-containing protein produces MLHVLDRMIQSDPAVRGGQPHITGTRISVADVAVLHVRLGQSAEEIAGTFALPLAAVHAALAWYFDDRAAIDRSIAADEAFAEAFQAQNPSLLAARLRRLRDE; encoded by the coding sequence ATGTTGCACGTACTCGACCGAATGATTCAGTCCGATCCAGCCGTTCGAGGCGGTCAGCCACACATCACAGGCACGCGCATCTCGGTGGCGGATGTGGCCGTTCTTCACGTCCGCCTCGGGCAGAGCGCCGAGGAGATCGCCGGAACGTTCGCGCTCCCCCTTGCGGCCGTTCACGCGGCCCTGGCGTGGTACTTCGACGATCGGGCGGCGATCGACCGTTCGATCGCTGCGGACGAGGCGTTCGCGGAAGCGTTTCAGGCGCAGAACCCGTCGCTGCTCGCGGCGCGGCTGAGACGACTGCGGGATGAGTGA